The DNA window AGTACTTAGGATGGCTAGAAgacccccccctccccccccccaaATCTCTTCTCCACTAACTACAGGGAAAATTACAAGGTTTCGGAGTTGATGCATGCTGGAAAGTTGAAATGATGATTTAGCATGGACAAGCTGGCCTGGAATAAGGGTTGATATATCATGAGGCTGAAACGCAAGATTaacatattatttcatttcttcAGGCATAAATATGTCTTGCCATGAAGGTTTGGTTGAGTTTAACATTTTTGCTCATCTCTTCGGGCGTAAATTGTCAAGGTGTTGGAAACTTTTTTTATGAGCCTTACTGAACCTTTCAATCAAGTTCAAAATCTTCCACTCAAGATTGAGAAAAGCTCATTGCAAAGTGAGTAAGACCGTGATTCATTTTTTCCGGTAGAGGTCGATGCTTAAACAGGAGAATGTATCACCCAACAAGGCAGAtgtccttgaaaaaaaagaccAGAACGGTATATATAGATTAAGCACTGGGAGGTGGGTTTTTTGCCCCAGATTTTTTTGAGGGATCAGCTTAGTAGGACATGGGCAAAGGTGCATGTTCTCAACAATCCTGCTCCGATCATCGTTATCTTATCTGTTGTTATGAGAGTTTATGAGCTCTCCAGTATGTTTTGGTCTTGTTTTTCTGATCAACATTtgaaatagttttgaaaaatatatcatataagTTCTAGTGTAAAGTCTACAATCATTGTCTTCAGTGAGAAGTTTCCAATTTCTCTGACATtgaactttttatttcaaacactTGGAAACATGCTTTATGTAACTTTTTGCCGTCAAATAAAATTGGATATTGGAGGTTTGTTACATGAAGTATGATCCAAGAAATTTATGCTGGTCAAGACATTGAGCTAAATTATCCAGAACACTAAGAAATTCCTGTCAAATGTTTTAATATAGCCCTTTTCTCTTACAGGTTGGTATACAGCACAGACCTGCTGACTTGAAGATAAAAACCTCTAACCTTGTTCATGTTAATGTGCTCAAAAACCAGGTTGGGAAGCTTTTTTGATCGTTCCCTTCTTTTATATACTAGAGCCTGAACTTCATTAAACATGACACTCCTCAAGTGTTCTTACTGTTTCCTCTCCACTGAAGGTGAAAATGTGTCACTTGCCAACACTTCCACGGTATAAAGAGCTTGTTTCTGAACTTCGGCCATTGCACGACAGACTATCATTAGAAAGCTCGGTTGCTAAAAGGCATCCTGTGTATAGGTGCAATGAAGTGCAGGTATTACTTGTAGCTGGACTCAATGCAAAACCTCTCTTCTTGCATGCCTATCTGTCTTATTCTTGGAAACTTAAGCTTCACAAAAGCATTGACAGGCATGGTGGCTTCTTTAAGCAAAGTTTATCCGGTcgtattttgattaaaattattgcAAGAACGATGCGGGGCCAGTGTATACTGCTTTTGCACATCTTTACAGGGAAAATCTCTTCATTGTTTGCAGCCTTCTTAATGCTAATTATGTCGATAATCCGAAATAAACCTCCATGCATGATCTTAATGCTAATTATGTCGATAATCCGAAATAAACCTCCATGCATGATTTTTATGGAATAGTCTTCCATTACTATTTTTGTTCTCGAGAAAAGACTACCATCTTAACCATTACTGCTGTCATTTTCGACATAATGATCATCACTACTGTCATTGTTAAactcaccaccaccatcattatTCTGTTAGATTTCTTCCCATCTTCATCGAATCTTTACTGTTAGATTTCTTCTCATCCTGCACTCTTATATGGTAGctgattatatttgataattccAGGCTGAAGCTGCAACACGATTTTTGACTGTCATGAGACGCTACTTGGAGTCTCTTTGTTCAGATTTGAGATCTTATACAATAACGAGCGTGCAATCAAACAATGACAGGGTAAGAACACCTGAGGtcatcattacaaaaaaaattaagtacctTCAATTCCAAGTATATACTTATCTGGAATTGATCCTTTTCAGGTTTCTTTACTTCTCAAAGATAGCTTCATTGACTCCTTTAATAGTAGGGACCGATCCTTTATTAAGGtaactttcattttcttttagtcCTTCGCCGTTCATTTTTCACACTTCTTCTCAACTTTTTTTCCCAATAATGCTGCTGCCTGTTTGATAGTGCAGTGAGGTATGAATGAAACTGAGATTTTCTCCAATTATAGTTTTTGAAGTGTTTAGTTAATCAACACACCATAGTTTTGCATGTATTCTATTGAAAACTCTCTTGAAATCctgaataagaaaaaagttacaatttataattttttttaaatttattttttcaaactacaatcATAAAAGCTACCGTAATAACAAACACATACTTTGTCTTTGTTAATGTTAACGCGGCCACTGTATGGTTGGCTGCGTTAACAAACGATTATGAATCTTTAACTACATTTGCAATTTTATATTTGGATACATGCTTCTAGATTCTCAAACTGAGCTTAATATATGCAatctttatttttgaattggTTGATCACAAGACTTTCAATTGCTTTCGCGTATTGAATTTTGTGTTCTGCAGCATTTTGTAGACACACAACTATTTGCCGTTCTGTCAGACTCTCGTTTGTCGAGCTTCGAGCACGGGAGCTTCTAACTTAACAATTTGCAAGCACTGGAACAATTTTTCAAGGTGGTAATGACTAATGAGAATAATCTAAGTAATGCAGGATGATGGCCTCTGTTGCCATTGTTATTGACTCAGCAAAAAATTATGTCAAACGCAACAGCTTTCGGAGCCATCAACTGTGAATTGATATATGCAGCTGAAAGTTGCGAAAAAGAACTGaattttgtaatgtagatagaGATATAGCAACATTTCCTCACATGCCTCGCATCAATGATATGTTTGTTGTATCAGTTGAGGACACAGGCAATATGATCACAGTCTTTGTCTTTCTTACATGGGGAGTATGATCTAGGGCTTTTTGGAACCCCATCTCCCTTCATCACCCATCAGACCACCTTCTTGTAAATGTCAACAGGGCAATAAAACACTTTTTTATGGCACTTCCATTTAGTtgagttttttgtgtttttttttgaagcACAAGAATTGTGTAGTTGTAAAACCTGGATAGACTTCTTGGGTCAATTCCAGGTATAGattaatttggattaaaaaaaaaaggaaataattgatttgatttaattttatccagATGAAAACTCAAgtataatctattttaatattaacttttttttattcgaaaTTCTAATCTTATACTgagttaaatttaataactctaGTTTGTGTTTAGTATTTTTGGTGGATTggtggattgattttttttttcttttcaagaaaatgatgatgtttcagaacaatgtttttaaatttaaaatgtaaaaaaaagcaagaaaaaagttttttaaaatgtaaatctGCACCTTGAGGACTGATTTGTAAAATGAGTTAATTATACCTTAGtccttgtaatttttaaaactaattaattagttttcatggtttaaaaattttatatatatatcaatcctTTTTATAGTTTAATCTTTTTCATCAATtctatgttattttataatttatttttttaaaaaatagaaaatagaaaataataatatggaaagattaatgagaaaagaaacaaaaaataccaTCAAAATAAGTCAGATTAATACCCTAATTACTAAAATATGATTCAAATTTTTGAATTGCATAATTTCATACATAGGTtgtggtttttgttttcaaaaagtatttttattttaaattaattatttttatgattttaaatgattttgatatactgatattaaaaataaattttaaaaaataaaaaaattattttgatatatttttaaataaaaaatattttaattattttgaaaatctcaaACCACTTGTAAATAAATCAACCTtgttataatgttttaaaaaatcaaacctttttaaaatcatgatatcAGTAATATCGTTTAGATCTCTTGGCTTATTAGAATCTCTTTTTTAGCtaagattgaaaaaatcaaGCCGTCCTAAAATTATAGGTAAAGTTTTACGAAttccataaaattaacaaatatagagggactatttgatttattttgtaaaactaAAGGGACTGACTCAGAATTTACGCATGAAGAAATAGACCATCGAAGCTCCCTTcatcttcctttcctttcccttcCCTTGCCTACCTATCCATCCGTCCAAACGACTGTGTTAAAAAACATAGCTTTCTCCGTTAAAACCCACCAGAGTATTAGTGCatttgtttctctctttaaaGAATATAGTCTCAAGTCTTAACTCCTCAAGCTCAAGCTCTGGCAATACACATTTCACTAAACATGTAAGTCTTGGAAGTTTTACAGTAGTAgtgtatgttttgattttatactgTGTTTGCGCATGTTCATGATGGATTAATCTTGATGTTAATGTGCTTTTTAGGGAGAGTAAGGGGTTGCAACCAATGGATTCAGAGCAACTGAGAGAGAATGCACATAAAATGGTCGACTTTATTGCTGATTATTACAAATCCATTGAGAATTTCCCTGTTCTCAGCCAAGTTGAGGTTTTTAACCTTCCTTAgctttaatattcattaaatttatctggttttctttcccttttgatTTCCTTATGGTCTCTCTTTTTGATGTGTATAAGTGTGTGTGAATTTGGTGGCAAATGGGTTTTTCCTGTGTGTGCAGCCTGGATATCTACGCGAACTTCTGCCAGATTCTGCTCCAAATCAACCTGAAACGTTGCAAAATGTTCTTGATGGTGAATTTGCTTTATTTTACAAacaaagagagggaaaaaatgaactttttttggttgtttttttcttgccatTGATTAGTTTCTCGATGTGAATGCAGATGTTCAAGCAAAGATTTTACCGGGGGTGACCCATTGGCAAAGCCCGAGTTATTTTGCTTATTATCCTTCTAACAGTAGTGTTGCTGGATTTTTGGGAGAAATGCTTAGTGCTGGTATTAATATGGTGGGTTTTAGCTGGATAACATCTCCTGCTGCAACTGAGCTTGAAATGATTGTTCTAGATTGGCTTGGTAAATTGCTCAAGCTACCTGAAGACTTTCTCTCTACTGGTAAGGGTTctgatgaatgaatgaatgaatgttAAAGTTCGTAAGGAAAAGCGGCACAGACTTTTTGTCATACAATTTTAACAAGATATCCGCACAAACTTGGTCTATGTGCTCACGTGGATGCCACAAAATGCTCAGTAATTTGTCAATAGTATAGCAGAAACCAGCCGTGTTCAGTCTTTTCAGTTGATATACTGAAATGTTTCTTGCAATGTTTTCAACAACTGTCTGAAGATGGCATTGCACAATGATTCACTCATAGGACACTTGCATAAGCAGTTTTGATGCCAGAGTTATggtcaaaagaatttaaattattgatgttTGTGGTTGGTGCAATTTTGCAAAGCAGGACAAGGTGGTGGAGTGATACAGGGCACTGCAAGTGAAGCTGTTCTAGTTGTGCTTCTGGCTGCTCGTGATAGGGTCTTGAGGAAGCTTGGAAAAAATGCCCTTGAAAAGCTTGTTGTTTATGCATCCGATCAAACACACTCTGCTTTGCAAAAAGCCTGCCAGGTATCTTTGTAAAACTACGCACAAGCATCCATAAAATTGCACCCattaataacacaaaaaattccGAAGATGATGCTTTATACTGAACTATTGACTTCCGTTTTCTGAGTCACGATTATTTTTGGAGGAGGGGGGGTGGAGTCCAAAATTTTGTTTGTAATGACTGTGTTATGTGCCCACTTTTCATAAATCAAGTATAAATATTCAAGTGGTACTATTTGAGGTGAGTGATAGTAAATGCACTTCATATATGACCCAACACAGCATTTCAACTTCTTATTCCATAGTCTTACTCTTACCTGTAGCCTTTGGTCAAGCTACTTTTTCTCTACACGATAATTTCTCTAACTTTGGTCAATGGATGTCACTTCATATTAAATTAAGCTCAAGCTGGCAACTATGTTGGTGCAGCACTAAAAGCTACCTTTCCAGCTGCTTGATAACTTACAGAGTATTTTCATACCATGAACTTTCCATTGTTCACATGTTCTCAAGAAGACCAACAGAAAAGGTATTCTGAACATGATGCTTCGTGCTGAACTGTAAGCATTCATTTTCTGAGTAGGGGTTTCAGGCCCGAGGGCAGGGGGGagttttcaatttctcattttctaCATTGCATTGTgtatcaaattttcatattcTTAAATCAGATAAAATTACATGTTATTATTTAAAGAACGACTGATGCAATCATACAAACacatacaattattttttctaaagcCAGTCACTTGTGTTTCTTTAAATTTGGGTCAAGTACATGCTGGAAACCAAGTTGGTGTGGTACTAAAACCGATTGTTCCAGCTGCTTTAGGAATAAAAACTCCCATAACATTCCATTACCATGGAGTTTTTCAAGGTCTCCATTCAGCAGTCACatgttcttcattttattttatttttacacttatATAGAGATGTGTGTATTATGGATATATTTTTACCATGGTGAAGTTATTCTTTCTATTTGTAAtgtcttttatattcttatgatattttttttttctaattaatgacAGATAGGAGGGATCCATCCAGAAAATTGCAAGCTGCTAAAAACAGGCTCTCCAACAAATTATGCCCTTTCTCCAGATTTACTTGGTAAAGCAATTTCAGATGACATTTCCACTGGATTGGTCCCTTTCTTCTTATGTGCTACAGTAAGACTGAAAATACTTTCCttggttgttttattttgatgctCTTTGACCTTGACCATGTGTTTTCTTTTGGTGATTCTTTCAGTATAACATATGGTAGAATTAAGACGtgtactctctttttttgtcttctaaACACGTCAATGGAACAAGTTGGTGCATCCTAAAAGGTCTATTGGCTCTGTACTTGGGCAAGcactgttttatttttaggtagAATGCTGATGATGACTTGGGAATATGAAAATCTTCTTTGAAACCTATACTTATCATCTGGTTACTCTATTGGAATAAACTAGAAAAAGCTCACTAAATCCTTGATTTAGTCAACTGTTAAGACATTTAGTAACTGAATTTTGAATTGGTTGCAAACATGTtgcaaacatgtttttgttcaaTAGGTTCTCAAAAGATTAGTTTGATCACACTAGCTGCAAATAAATCCGCCACTCATATGCTTGAGAATTAATAAATCGTAAGATTTTTGTCATCTGCAGCACATATAAAGCTTACTGAATTCAGGAGCTGGATATAGATCTGTGGATCCTTATGGTTTTTGACTTGGGGTTATTTGGGCATCACCAAATTGTGCAGTGGCACTTAGGGGTTGATTATTAGGATAGATATTCAAAAGgacattagttattttttccctGTGATAAAACTCTAGAAATAGAACTGCCACTTACAATTCTTGCATGTAATGGTTTCTCTCAAGACTAGAACCTTACAGTTTGTGTTTGCAAGCTAGAACTTCTACTGTTGCAGTAGGCTGTGGCTCCTTAATGGGATCACAGAATATATAGATAAGAAATGTTTTTGGTTTCTTATGGGTGTTGAAgttgtaaatttttttgtacAAGACAATTCGGTTGGACTAGCAATAATCCAGATATAAAGTTCAGGTTCCATTTTAATCGGTGATTATGTATGTGAATCCTTATACATGGTCATGTAATGTGATTGTAAGTAGATTTTactccttccttccttccccttttttttttcttttttggtatt is part of the Populus trichocarpa isolate Nisqually-1 chromosome 2, P.trichocarpa_v4.1, whole genome shotgun sequence genome and encodes:
- the LOC7459533 gene encoding phenylacetaldehyde synthase isoform X1, with product MESKGLQPMDSEQLRENAHKMVDFIADYYKSIENFPVLSQVEPGYLRELLPDSAPNQPETLQNVLDDVQAKILPGVTHWQSPSYFAYYPSNSSVAGFLGEMLSAGINMVGFSWITSPAATELEMIVLDWLGKLLKLPEDFLSTAGQGGGVIQGTASEAVLVVLLAARDRVLRKLGKNALEKLVVYASDQTHSALQKACQIGGIHPENCKLLKTGSPTNYALSPDLLGKAISDDISTGLVPFFLCATVGTTSSTAVDPLLSLGKIAKNNGIWFHVDAAYAGSACICPEYRCYIDGVEEADSFNMNAHKWFLTNFDCSALWVKDRNALIQSLSTNPEFLKNKASQANMVVDYKDWQIPLGRRFRSLKLWMVLRLYGLENLQCYIRNHINLAKYFEGLVAADSRFEVVTPRIFSLVCFRLLPPNNNEDHGNNLNHDLLDAVNSTGKIFISHTVLSGKYILRFAVGAPLTEERHVTAAWKVLQDEASALLGSL
- the LOC7459533 gene encoding phenylacetaldehyde synthase isoform X2, giving the protein MESKGLQPMDSEQLRENAHKMVDFIADYYKSIENFPVLSQVEPGYLRELLPDSAPNQPETLQNVLDDVQAKILPGVTHWQSPSYFAYYPSNSSVAGFLGEMLSAGINMVGFSWITSPAATELEMIVLDWLGKLLKLPEDFLSTGQGGGVIQGTASEAVLVVLLAARDRVLRKLGKNALEKLVVYASDQTHSALQKACQIGGIHPENCKLLKTGSPTNYALSPDLLGKAISDDISTGLVPFFLCATVGTTSSTAVDPLLSLGKIAKNNGIWFHVDAAYAGSACICPEYRCYIDGVEEADSFNMNAHKWFLTNFDCSALWVKDRNALIQSLSTNPEFLKNKASQANMVVDYKDWQIPLGRRFRSLKLWMVLRLYGLENLQCYIRNHINLAKYFEGLVAADSRFEVVTPRIFSLVCFRLLPPNNNEDHGNNLNHDLLDAVNSTGKIFISHTVLSGKYILRFAVGAPLTEERHVTAAWKVLQDEASALLGSL